Proteins encoded together in one Antennarius striatus isolate MH-2024 chromosome 13, ASM4005453v1, whole genome shotgun sequence window:
- the LOC137606442 gene encoding olfactory receptor 51G1-like: protein MDNTTTLTFTMTAYDVLENYKNELFTIFLLLYVVTIILNLLFIIVVKQNKELHMPMHVFTCMLSINEMYGSTALLPAIMSLLMSETHEIPVMWCQAQVYLLHTYASGEFSVLAVMGYDRYVAICNPLHYHNIMSASKVNKLIALTVLWPYIMFGCLYSLTLQLSFCGKFIPKLYCVNMELVKNSCSSVSHISTVGLIFILLLIVPQLLMIVFSYVKILRVCLKLRINGLKTCIPHLLSLLNYTIGSLFEIAQTRLNISHVAAEARMFLSLYFIIIIPIVNPLLYGLGTQRIRLLILKMSIRKRSHQ from the coding sequence ATGGATAACACGACTACACTAACATTCACAATGACCGCATATGATGTCTTAGAAAACTACAAGAATGAGCTGTTCACCATATTCCTCTTGCTGTATGTTGTCACGATCATTTTGAATTTGCTGTTCATTATTGtcgtaaaacaaaacaaagagttGCATATGCCAATGCATGTGTTCACATGTATGTTATCCATCAATGAAATGTATGGCAGTACTGCATTGTTGCCTGCAATCATGTCTTTGCTCATGTCTGAGACACATGAAATCCCTGTGATGTGGTGTCAGGCTCAAGTGTATTTGTTGCACACATATGCAAGTGGTGAGTTTAGTGTTTTGGCTGTTATGGGGTATGACAGGTATGTTGCCATCTGTAATCCGCTGCATTACCACAATATCATGTCAGCATCAAAAGTTAACAAGCTTATTGCATTGACTGTTCTGTGGCCATACATCATGTTTGGATGCTTATACTCCCTAACCTTGCAGCTTAGTTTCTGTGGCAAATTTATTCCAAAACTATACTGTGTTAATATGGAACTGGTCAAAAATTCATGTTCAAGTGTATCACACATAAGCACCGTGGGGTTAATTTTTATCTTGCTTTTGATTGTGCCACAACTACTGATGATTGTTTTCTCTTATGTCAAAATTTTAAGAGTGTGTTTGAAATTAAGGATCAATGGTCTAAAAACTTGTATACCACATTTATTATCTTTACTGAACTACACTATTGGTTCCTTGTTTGAAATTGCGCAAACTAGATTGAACATAAGTCATGTGGCTGCTGAAGCACGTATGTTTCTGTCCTTATACTTTATCATCATTATACCAATTGTCAACCCATTGCTGTATGGGCTTGGTACTCAAAGGATAAGACTTCTTATACTGAAAATGTCCATTAGAAAAAGATCCCACCAGTAA
- the rnf167 gene encoding E3 ubiquitin-protein ligase RNF167: MNHFGVWCFTVLFWSTTIPSSTHAYIYAYYSNTTSLLFEDLPALFGASLPKDGLMGHLVDSHPLNGCTPINPPPSSSDPNSTNFIVLIRRNDCNFDLKVLNAQQAGYKAAIVHNVYSDTLLNMNFSNASIAEQIFIPSVFTSEYASKVLKQLIIPGHGTYVILKPEFPFPLSYYLIPFTGVVGLIFIVMFVILIVRCVQYRKRLKKNRLSKEQLKRIPTHKFHKGDDYDVCAICLDDYEEGDKLRVLPCSHAYHCKCVDPWLTKTKKTCPVCKQRVTRNNPEHSESDSEDDSQGRREGEGAPSEVDSERTPLLRSSIQWPPPESPWSYTGTTTTAQCLASPARCDSPILSYDDSLPEDTDSERDEAEECDTSQLISRDRVDV, from the exons ATGAATCACTTTGGTGTGTGGTGCTTCACGGTGTTGTTTTGGAGCACAACCATTCCTTCATCTACACATGCCTATATCTATGCT TATTACAGCAATACAACTTCCTTATTGTTCGAGGATCTGCCTGCCTTGTTTGGTGCCTCACTTCCAAAGGATGGGCTAATG GGTCATTTGGTGGACTCCCACCCGTTAAATGGCTGCACACCAATAAACCCTCCTCCATCATCAAGTGACCCAAACTCCACCAATTTCATTGTTCTCATCAGACGCAATGATTGTAATTTTGATTTAAAG GTCTTGAATGCACAACAAGCTGGGTACAAAGCAGCAATCGTTCACAATGTGTACTCTGACACTCTGCTGAATATGAACTTCAGCAATG CATCTATTGCAGAGCAgattttcatcccctctgtATTCACCAGTGAATACGCCTCCAAAGTTCTCAAGCAACTAATAATTCCAGGACACGG GACCTATGTGATACTTAAGCCAGAGTTTCCTTTTCCACTTTCGTACTACCTAATACCTTTTACTGGAGTAGTTGGCTTGATCTTCATTGTGATGTTTGTTATCTTG ATTGTAAGATGTGTACAGTACAGAAAGAGACTGAAGAAAAATCGTTTGTCCAAGGAACAGCTGAAGCGAATTCCAACCCACAAGTTCCataaag GGGATGACTATGATGTGTGTGCAATCTGTCTGGATGACTATGAAGAAGGGGACAAACTGCGAGTTTTACCTTGCTCACatg CTTACCACTGCAAATGTGTGGACCCGTggctgacaaagacaaagaagacGTGTCCTGTATGCAAACAACGTGTCACTCGGAACAACCCAGAGCACTCCGAATCCGATTCCGAAGATGATTCTCAAGGACgtagagagggagaaggagccCCGAGTGAAGTGGACTCAGAGCGAACTCCCCTGCTCAGGTCCTCCATCCAATGGCCACCACCAGAGAGCCCATGGTCCTATACAGGCACCACCACTACTGCCCAGTGCCTGGCCTCACCTGCACGTTGCGACTCACCCATTCTGAGCTATGATGACTCCCTTCCAGAAGACACTGACTCAGAAAGGGATGAGGCAGAAGAGTGTGACACCTCTCAGCTCATTAGTAGGGATAGGGTAGATGTCTGA